A region of Paenibacillus thiaminolyticus DNA encodes the following proteins:
- a CDS encoding PadR family transcriptional regulator — MAAKHSDTTYAILGLLTTDCHTGYDIKQMMDTSLNHFWKISYGQIYPTLKKLVEDGWAVVTDTAQESKPDKKEYHITPQGMQALQAWLQEPLQQLHTYKNEFLLKLFFHRHQEPDATLGQIERFKSMLQERYQMYEAIENQIMTHCSDEEDLQYWLLTLDYGKRVVRAEMEWSDAAIRQLQQNR; from the coding sequence ATGGCTGCTAAGCACAGTGACACGACCTATGCGATTCTCGGGCTGCTGACGACGGACTGCCATACAGGCTACGACATCAAGCAGATGATGGACACCAGCCTCAATCATTTCTGGAAGATTAGCTACGGACAAATCTATCCGACGTTGAAAAAGCTGGTCGAGGACGGCTGGGCTGTGGTAACCGATACCGCCCAGGAATCGAAGCCCGACAAAAAAGAGTACCATATTACGCCCCAAGGAATGCAGGCGCTGCAGGCCTGGCTGCAGGAACCGCTTCAACAGCTCCATACGTACAAAAATGAATTTTTGCTCAAGCTGTTCTTCCACCGTCATCAAGAGCCGGACGCAACGCTCGGGCAGATCGAGCGGTTCAAGTCGATGCTCCAGGAGCGGTATCAGATGTACGAAGCGATCGAAAATCAGATCATGACGCATTGTTCGGATGAAGAAGATTTGCAATATTGGCTGCTTACGCTCGACTATGGCAAGCGCGTCGTTCGGGCGGAGATGGAATGGAGCGATGCGGCGATCCGGCAGCTTCAACAGAATAGATAA
- a CDS encoding ABC transporter permease yields the protein MKKRYLVIALILFAFISLFIGVIDIKPWDLFNLNDDKVHTFLVSRVPRLISIILAGVSMSICGLIMQQLSRNKFVSPTTAGTLDSARLGILVSLMLFTTASPLVKMLVAFVFALAGTMLFMKILDRIKFKDTIFIPLVGLMFGNIISSISTFFAYKYDLIQNMSSWLQGDFSMIIKGRYELLYISIPLLVIAYLYANKFTVAGMGEDFSKNLGLNYKRVVNIGLILVALVTCTVVLTVGTIPFLGLIIPNIVSIYRGDNLKNSLSHTALLGAVFVLFCDILGRIIIFPYELSISLTVGVIGSAIFVYMLMRRRAHGL from the coding sequence ATGAAGAAGAGATATCTGGTTATTGCGCTTATCCTGTTTGCCTTCATTTCCCTGTTTATCGGGGTCATAGACATTAAGCCATGGGATTTGTTCAATCTGAACGACGATAAGGTTCATACTTTTCTCGTCAGCCGGGTGCCAAGGCTTATCAGTATCATTCTCGCCGGGGTCAGCATGAGCATATGCGGCCTGATTATGCAGCAGCTTAGCCGGAACAAGTTCGTCTCGCCCACGACGGCAGGGACGCTTGACTCGGCCCGCTTGGGGATACTCGTCTCTTTGATGCTGTTCACGACGGCGAGCCCGCTGGTGAAGATGCTCGTTGCGTTCGTCTTCGCTTTGGCAGGCACGATGCTGTTTATGAAGATATTGGATCGCATCAAATTCAAAGACACCATCTTCATTCCGCTCGTCGGATTGATGTTTGGCAATATTATTAGTTCCATTTCCACCTTTTTTGCATATAAGTATGATTTGATTCAGAACATGTCCTCGTGGCTGCAGGGCGACTTCTCGATGATTATCAAGGGGCGGTATGAGCTGCTGTATATCAGCATTCCGCTTCTCGTGATTGCATACCTGTATGCGAACAAGTTCACGGTAGCGGGGATGGGCGAGGATTTCTCGAAAAACCTCGGGCTCAACTACAAGCGGGTGGTCAACATCGGCTTGATCCTGGTGGCGCTCGTTACGTGCACGGTCGTGCTTACCGTTGGAACGATTCCTTTCCTGGGTCTCATTATTCCGAATATCGTTTCCATTTACCGAGGCGATAATTTGAAGAATAGCTTGTCGCATACCGCGCTTCTCGGGGCCGTATTCGTTCTGTTCTGCGATATTTTGGGACGCATCATCATCTTCCCGTATGAATTGTCGATCAGCTTGACGGTCGGCGTCATCGGAAGTGCCATATTCGTCTATATGTTAATGAGGAGAAGGGCACATGGGTTATAA
- a CDS encoding dicarboxylate/amino acid:cation symporter, whose product MRFGLFPRIVIAIMLGIGAGLIMPDWFIRIFATLNHVFGQFLSFLIPLIILGFIVPGIGELGRGAGKLLGLTTFIVYVSTVLSGMLAYGVASSFFPRLLSGASGLAAKNPEEMLLTTYFELPMPPVFDIMTALLLSFLLGVGITFVKTNALLTASLEFKDIVAKAIQAIIIPLLPFHIAGLFMNMTQAGEVAFILQVFVKVFAVILVLHFVVILCQYAIAGAVNKRNPLALLRTMLPAYLTALGTQSSAATIPVTMQQVKKLGTDEEVTNFVVPLCATIHITGSAVTITSVASAILYIHGVPLTVSTMVPFIFMLGIAMIAAPSVPGGGVMAAIGLFQSMLGFDEAMVSLAIALYIAQDSFGTAANVTGDGAIAQIIHAVKKKRAAKNRLSANS is encoded by the coding sequence ATGCGATTCGGATTGTTTCCGCGCATTGTCATTGCGATTATGCTCGGCATTGGAGCAGGGCTTATTATGCCGGACTGGTTCATACGAATTTTTGCGACATTAAATCATGTATTTGGTCAGTTTCTGAGCTTCCTGATTCCGCTCATTATTTTGGGCTTTATTGTTCCGGGGATCGGGGAGCTTGGCAGGGGAGCCGGGAAGCTCCTCGGATTGACTACATTTATCGTATATGTATCTACGGTATTATCCGGGATGCTCGCTTATGGCGTTGCGTCGTCGTTTTTTCCCAGGCTGCTGTCCGGGGCTTCCGGGCTGGCAGCCAAGAATCCGGAGGAGATGCTGCTGACCACCTACTTCGAGCTGCCTATGCCGCCCGTGTTCGACATTATGACGGCGCTGCTGTTGTCTTTCCTGCTCGGGGTTGGCATCACCTTCGTGAAGACGAATGCGCTTCTTACCGCTTCGCTGGAATTCAAGGATATTGTAGCCAAGGCGATACAAGCGATTATTATTCCGTTGCTGCCGTTTCATATCGCGGGGCTCTTTATGAATATGACGCAGGCAGGCGAAGTCGCGTTCATTCTGCAAGTGTTCGTCAAGGTATTCGCCGTCATACTCGTGTTGCATTTCGTGGTCATCCTGTGCCAGTATGCGATCGCAGGAGCAGTGAACAAGCGCAACCCGCTGGCGCTGCTGCGCACGATGCTCCCGGCATACCTCACGGCGCTCGGCACGCAATCTTCGGCGGCGACGATTCCGGTGACGATGCAGCAAGTGAAGAAGCTCGGGACAGACGAAGAAGTGACGAACTTTGTCGTGCCGTTATGTGCGACGATTCATATTACCGGATCGGCAGTTACGATTACTTCGGTCGCGAGCGCCATACTTTACATTCATGGCGTGCCGCTGACGGTGAGCACTATGGTGCCTTTCATATTCATGCTCGGCATCGCGATGATCGCCGCTCCCAGCGTTCCAGGCGGCGGAGTGATGGCGGCTATCGGCTTATTCCAGTCGATGCTCGGCTTCGATGAAGCCATGGTTAGCCTCGCGATCGCGCTCTACATCGCTCAGGACAGCTTCGGAACGGCAGCCAACGTAACCGGAGACGGTGCGATTGCCCAGATCATTCACGCCGTGAAGAAGAAGCGGGCCGCCAAGAACCGTCTGTCAGCCAACTCATAA
- a CDS encoding YqkE family protein: protein MAKKRGRNAAPEGTAQSAQDKPATLKDLLRPDIVAQLKEQATVLKAEESQRKEDARRQAEQARAAEQKRLDNDFDYLLNNSSMDWRKYK from the coding sequence ATGGCGAAGAAGAGAGGCCGGAACGCCGCTCCGGAAGGGACTGCCCAATCTGCCCAAGATAAGCCGGCGACGCTCAAGGATCTGCTGCGGCCTGATATCGTAGCGCAGCTGAAGGAGCAGGCTACTGTATTGAAGGCGGAGGAATCGCAGCGGAAGGAAGACGCGAGACGCCAGGCGGAGCAAGCCCGGGCGGCAGAGCAGAAGAGGCTGGACAATGACTTCGATTATTTGTTGAACAACAGCAGCATGGATTGGCGCAAGTATAAATAA